A genomic segment from Nicotiana sylvestris chromosome 1, ASM39365v2, whole genome shotgun sequence encodes:
- the LOC104233340 gene encoding protein ECERIFERUM 26-like, with the protein MVSSKSEAGLIYNIKFSSVGPANVTGQDVVYEPSNIDVAMKLHYLRGIYYFNSQAFQDVTIYQVKEPIFLCFNHFYMTAGRFRRAESGRPYIKCNDCGARFIEAQCDKTLEEWLEMKDASLEKLLVSNQVLGPELAFSPPILIQQTKFKCGGVSLGLSWAHVLGDVFSATEFINFLGKVVVGYQPARPNNLAHSLTKANSTQTLQKIVEDPLSIKRVGPVEDHWIANNSCKMESFSIQVTASKLSQIQSRTEIKGPFESLCAIIWQSISKIRDGPEPKVVTICKKSEEKKEGLVGNNQVIGVVKVDHSIREANPSELARLIKNDIIDERLKIDESIENDHGVSDVVVYGANLTFVNMEGADLYGFDWKGHKPMNVSYLIDGVGDAGTVVVLPAGPNDSSKDGDEGRIVTMTLPEDEIMKLKFELNKEWSIA; encoded by the exons atggTGTCTTCAAAATCAGAAGCTGGTCTAATTTACAACATCAAGTTTTCCTCAGTTGGACCAGCAAATGTAACAGGACAAGATGTAGTTTATGAGCCAAGCAATATTGATGTAGCCATGAAATTACACTATTTGAGAGGGATTTATTACTTTAATAGCCAAGCATTTCAAGATGTAACCATATATCAAGTTAAGGAGCcaatatttttatgttttaaccatttttatatgACAGCTGGTAGGTTTAGGAGAGCAGAATCTGGGAGGCCATATATCAAATGCAATGATTGTGGAGCTAGGTTTATTGAAGCACAATGTGATAAGACTTTGGAAGAATGGCTAGAAATGAAAGATGCTTCTCTTGAGAAATTACTTGTTTCTAATCAAGTTCTTGGTCCTGAGTTGGCTTTCTCCCCTCCAATCCTCATACAG CAAACAAAATTCAAATGTGGAGGAGTTTCATTGGGCCTAAGTTGGGCCCATGTACTTGGAGACGTATTCTCAGCCACTGAATTTATTAACTTTTTGGGAAAAGTAGTTGTTGGATACCAACCAGCCCGGCCCAATAACTTGGCCCATTCATTGACCAAAGCAAACTCAACCCAAACCCTGCAAAAGATTGTGGAGGATCCACTTTCAATAAAACGGGTCGGCCCAGTTGAAGATCATTGGATTGCCAACAATAGTTGCAAAATGGAGTCATTTTCAATCCAAGTTACTGCCTCCAAATTGAGCCAAATACAATCAAGAACAGAAATTAAAGGCCCATTTGAATCACTATGTGCTATTATTTGGCAGTCCATTTCTAAAATTAGAGATGGGCCTGAGCCCAAAGTTGTGACCATTTGTAAAAAGagtgaagaaaagaaagaaggcctTGTAGGAAACAATCAAGTCATTGGTGTGGTAAAGGTTGATCACTCAATTAGAGAAGCTAATCCTAGTGAATTAGCAAGGTTGATTAAAAATGATATCATCGACGAGCGATTAAAGATCGATGAATCCATCGAGAACGATCATGGAGTATCGGATGTGGTTGTTTACGGAGCAAATTTGACTTTCGTGAACATGGAAGGTGCTGATCTCTATGGATTCGACTGGAAGGGACACAAACCGATGAATGTAAGTTACCTTATCGATGGAGTTGGCGATGCAGGGACCGTCGTGGTGCTTCCGGCCGGGCCCAATGATTCTAGCAAGGATGGTGATGAAGGAAGGATTGTGACCATGACTTTGCCCGAGGATGAGATAATGAAGTTGAAATTTGAGCTAAACAAGGAATGGTCTATTGCTTGA
- the LOC104233341 gene encoding protein ECERIFERUM 26-like produces MPLPLNSAKSVDLQSRTKIQGPFESLCAIIWQSSYRIRDGLEPKVVAICKKSEEKKEYLVGNNQVIGVVKVDHSIREANPSDLARLIKNEIIDEQLKIDEAIEKDHELLDVVVYGANLTFVNMEGADLYGFDWKGHKPTNVSYFIDGVGDAGTAVVLPTRPNDSSKYGDKGRIV; encoded by the coding sequence atgcccttgcctctcaactcGGCCAAATCGGTCGATTTGCAATCAAGAACAAAAATTCAAGGCCCATTTGAATCACTATGTGCTATTATTTGGCAATCCAGTTATAGAATTAGAGATGGGCTCGAGCCCAAAGTTGTGGCCATTTGTAAAAAGAgtgaagaaaagaaagaatacctTGTAGGAAACAATCAAGTCATTGGTGTGGTAAAGGTTGATCATTCAATTAGAGAAGCTAATCCTAGTGATTTAGCAAGGTTAATTAAAAATGAGATCATCGACGAGCAATTAAAGATCGATGAAGCCATCGAGAAAGATCATGAACTATTGGACGTGGTTGTTTATGGAGCAAATTTGACTTTCGTGAACATGGAAGGTGCTGATCTCTATGGATTCGACTGGAAGGGACACAAACCAACGAATGTAAGTTACTTTATCGATGGAGTTGGCGATGCAGGGACTGCTGTGGTGCTTCCGACCAGGCCCAATGATTCTAGCAAGTATGGTGATAAAGGAAGGATTGTGTGa
- the LOC138890265 gene encoding uncharacterized protein, giving the protein MVQAQGIPQTAQPVRGGGRGTRGGGRGFRGGAQAARDGGQPAACHPKDGAQGGGSQPRCYALPARPEAEVSDAVITGTILVCDRDASVLFDPVSTYLYVSSYFAPYLVMPNDSLSVPVYVSTPVGDYIVVDWVHRSCIVVIGGLETRVDLFLLDMIDFDVILEMDCAEVPSIDSVPVVREFPDDFPSDLSGMPLEDIDFCIDLAPGTQPISIPPYRMAPPELKELKEQLQDLLEKGFIRPSV; this is encoded by the exons atggtccaGGCACAAGGTATTCCACAGACTGCCCAGCCAgttaggggtgggggtagaggtactagaggtggaggtagaggatttagaggtggagctcaggccgctagagatggaggccagccagctgcatgCCATCCCAAAGATGGAGCACAAGGTGGTGGgtcccagccccgatgttatgctcttccagccaggcccgaggctgaggtttcagatgcggttatcacaggtactattctggtttgtgatagagatgcttcagtgttatttgatcctgtgTCCACCTActtgtatgtgtcatcttattttgcaccgtatctggttatgcctaatgattcattgagtgttcccgtttatgtatctacaccagtgggtgattatATTGTAGTTGATTgggtccatcgttcttgtattgtggtgattgggggtcttgagactcgtgtagatttattTCTTTTAGACATgatcgatttcgatgttatattggagatggactg tgccgaggttccctctattgattctgtgcccgttgttcgagagtttcctgaTGATTTCCCTTCAGACCTTTCGGGTATGCCACTCgaagatattgacttttgcattgatttggctccgggcactcagcctatttctatcccgccgtatcgtatggccccgcctgagctaaaagagttgaaggagcagttgcaagacttgcttgagaagggtttcattaggccaaGTGTTtag